A portion of the Desulfonatronovibrio magnus genome contains these proteins:
- a CDS encoding GlcNAc-transferase family protein, whose product MSILHHKTIFVCIASYRDPDCINTVKSLLKNAANPERLTFGICWQYVPGEEPALLQLLKHQEQSKQISLPAMFSRGPCLARHLAQQLWQGEEYYFQIDSHMRFVPGWDEKLITLMHICPSPRPVLSTYPLAFTPPEEYADDALVRIMPRYFDEYGILHQHSALIAMPDHALKPETSFFVSAGMLFTYGRAISQVPYDPHIYFAGEEITLGIRLWTHGWDIFNPNAVLAYHNYQLQTRRKRHWEDQSDWTELQKVSAGRVRFLTGQTVNADAHCLTEMDKYGLGNIRTIREYEQATGLDFVARSWQGKELTRLQQSKA is encoded by the coding sequence TTGTCCATTTTACACCACAAGACCATATTTGTATGCATTGCTTCATATCGAGACCCTGATTGCATCAATACAGTCAAGAGTCTTTTGAAAAATGCTGCAAACCCTGAGAGATTAACCTTCGGGATTTGCTGGCAGTATGTGCCTGGAGAAGAGCCTGCTCTGCTGCAGCTTTTGAAGCATCAGGAACAATCTAAGCAGATTTCCCTGCCTGCCATGTTCAGCCGGGGTCCATGTCTGGCCAGGCATCTTGCCCAGCAGCTCTGGCAGGGAGAAGAGTATTATTTTCAGATAGACAGCCATATGCGCTTTGTGCCGGGGTGGGATGAAAAACTTATCACGCTCATGCATATATGCCCATCTCCCAGGCCGGTTCTTTCCACTTATCCTCTGGCCTTTACCCCCCCTGAGGAGTATGCAGATGATGCCCTGGTCCGTATCATGCCGAGATATTTTGATGAGTACGGCATTCTGCATCAGCACTCTGCACTGATTGCAATGCCTGATCATGCCCTGAAACCGGAAACATCTTTTTTTGTTAGTGCCGGCATGCTTTTCACTTATGGCAGGGCAATCAGTCAGGTGCCGTATGATCCGCATATTTATTTTGCCGGAGAAGAGATTACGCTCGGGATCCGCCTGTGGACACATGGCTGGGACATTTTCAATCCCAATGCTGTGCTTGCCTACCATAACTATCAACTTCAAACCAGGCGCAAAAGGCATTGGGAAGATCAGTCAGACTGGACAGAACTGCAAAAAGTGTCAGCAGGCAGGGTCAGGTTTCTTACTGGCCAGACAGTCAACGCTGATGCGCATTGCCTCACAGAAATGGATAAGTATGGTCTGGGAAATATCAGAACAATTAGAGAGTATGAGCAGGCAACCGGTCTGGACTTTGTGGCCAGGTCATGGCAGGGAAAAGAATTGACCCGGCTTCAACAGTCTAAAGCTTAA
- a CDS encoding glycosyltransferase family 4 protein encodes MNILFVHQNFPGQYLHLAPALASYPENRVVAISARQGVKIPGVKILVYKISKNPSPTIHPWIAEQEVKVIRGEAAASAAMRLRSQGFAPDVICAHPGWGEALFLRDVWPDSKIVCFCEFYYQSSGSDVGFDPEFSRGRNQDELCRLRMKNAHNLISLEAADRGISPTIWQRGQYPVEYQSRIEVIFDGINTARVCPKDDAFIMLQRHQVKLTKSDEIITFVARNLEPYRGIHIFLRALPEILKKRPQARAVILGGDEVSYGRKPPPGKTFRSMLLEEVSDDLDMDRVHFVGRVPYNIFMDVLRISSAHVYLTYPFVLSWSMLEAMSAGCIVIGSDTAPVREVIEHQHNGLLVDFFDVKGLAGIVIDVLGNRKKYAHIKMAARKTIVERYDLKNICLPAQLKMIESLTHKA; translated from the coding sequence ATGAATATACTTTTTGTACATCAGAATTTTCCTGGACAGTATCTACATCTGGCCCCAGCTCTTGCATCTTATCCAGAAAACAGGGTTGTAGCCATAAGCGCCAGACAGGGGGTGAAAATTCCGGGTGTAAAAATTCTGGTTTATAAAATATCAAAAAATCCAAGCCCCACTATTCATCCCTGGATTGCTGAGCAGGAAGTTAAGGTTATTCGGGGGGAAGCTGCAGCCAGTGCAGCAATGCGGCTGCGCTCCCAGGGGTTTGCGCCTGATGTGATCTGCGCTCACCCTGGCTGGGGCGAAGCCCTTTTTCTCAGAGATGTCTGGCCTGATTCGAAAATTGTCTGTTTTTGTGAGTTTTATTATCAGTCCAGTGGCAGTGATGTTGGGTTTGATCCTGAATTTTCCCGCGGCAGAAATCAGGATGAACTTTGCAGGCTGCGCATGAAGAATGCTCATAATCTTATCAGTCTTGAGGCAGCAGACAGGGGTATTTCTCCCACCATCTGGCAACGGGGGCAATATCCTGTTGAGTATCAATCCAGAATTGAGGTCATTTTTGACGGTATCAACACTGCAAGGGTCTGCCCCAAAGACGACGCTTTTATCATGCTCCAGCGCCATCAGGTCAAACTAACAAAGAGTGATGAAATAATCACTTTTGTAGCTCGCAATCTTGAGCCTTACAGAGGAATTCATATTTTCCTGAGGGCTTTGCCGGAGATTCTGAAAAAAAGGCCCCAAGCCAGAGCAGTAATTCTGGGAGGAGATGAAGTAAGTTATGGACGAAAACCTCCACCTGGCAAAACCTTTCGCTCCATGCTATTGGAAGAAGTAAGTGATGATCTGGATATGGACAGAGTTCATTTTGTGGGGCGGGTTCCTTACAATATTTTTATGGATGTGCTCAGGATATCATCAGCTCATGTTTACCTTACGTATCCTTTTGTCCTGTCCTGGTCCATGCTGGAAGCCATGAGTGCCGGCTGTATTGTGATCGGCTCTGACACTGCACCGGTTCGTGAAGTAATTGAGCACCAGCATAACGGATTGCTGGTGGATTTTTTTGATGTCAAGGGTTTGGCCGGAATCGTTATTGATGTTCTTGGCAACCGTAAAAAATACGCACATATTAAAATGGCAGCCAGAAAGACTATAGTTGAAAGATATGATCTCAAGAATATTTGCCTGCCTGCACAATTGAAGATGATTGAATCTCTGACGCATAAGGCGTAA
- a CDS encoding PAS domain S-box protein, producing MLRKKLLLSLVLFSLIVFCTFQFAFLYFEKRNENALQQALTSIVSAYAQNLHLRLTDGLSALNTLESILFMEEYRPDQFNYWGGVILEANPSVSAVQLAPDGVVSYIVPLQGNEGAIGHDLFADPRRAIGAKKAVETRSITFIGPVRLIQSGEMAVIARKPVFRTVEDEETFWGFVIVLIEVGGLIPREMDLSHDHSVAWRLLGDDPDMGQEGGRPLIAESDDAPVVTQWDISYDIAVPNGTWQMQIASDEALKSGFALRQGVVILLTALFAAFFAMQQTKVIRRNEQIKAGERQAKQEREQFLSILNSIPEIIYVSDFDTHEIFFANQKMKELIGRDIAGEQCFKAVRGKDEECRDCTKKMLSLSGEPSFSEEYLSNFDKHFYVMNRTIQWTSAKKARFQLAIDITQRKQFEEDLKASEERFRLAFAHANDGVCIVGLDGRFLQVNQRMSEIFGYSIEELESMTVNDLAHPEDVNVSPKFIQRSLSGEVSSSVFEKRYIHKNGDVIWGQVSSSIIRNYQEEPLHFVSHVQDITEKKQLEELKADVDRIMRHDLKTPLNGIIGLPEIMKMEGGLSEDQISLLDLIEKTGQDMLHMIDFSLDFFKMETGRYDYVPLAVDALEVLENISGQKKSQMNARKLSLEITVDGVPLEHGAKLYVPSQRRLLFSMLGNLVTNAIEASPDGGRITINLHKGDPTTIAIGNKGAVPEHIRNSFFQKYSTFGKKRGTGLGTYSAKVIADAMGYDVQMQTWDEEDMTEVRVVIPNSMH from the coding sequence ATGCTTCGTAAAAAACTGCTGCTGTCTCTTGTTTTGTTTTCACTGATTGTTTTCTGCACTTTTCAGTTTGCATTTCTGTATTTTGAGAAGCGAAATGAGAATGCTCTTCAGCAGGCACTCACAAGTATAGTCAGTGCTTATGCCCAGAACCTGCACCTGCGCCTCACAGACGGTCTATCAGCATTGAACACATTGGAATCTATCCTGTTTATGGAGGAATACCGTCCTGATCAGTTCAATTACTGGGGAGGAGTCATACTTGAGGCAAATCCCAGTGTGTCTGCTGTTCAGCTCGCTCCTGATGGAGTCGTGAGCTATATTGTCCCCCTTCAGGGAAATGAAGGAGCAATCGGTCACGATCTTTTTGCGGATCCGCGCAGGGCCATTGGCGCAAAAAAAGCAGTTGAAACCAGAAGCATTACCTTTATCGGACCGGTGCGGCTGATACAAAGTGGAGAAATGGCGGTTATTGCAAGGAAGCCGGTATTCAGAACTGTTGAAGATGAAGAGACCTTCTGGGGATTTGTAATCGTGCTTATCGAGGTTGGGGGCTTGATTCCAAGAGAAATGGATCTGAGTCATGACCATTCTGTGGCCTGGCGCTTGCTGGGAGATGATCCTGATATGGGTCAGGAAGGCGGTCGGCCATTAATAGCTGAGTCGGACGATGCTCCTGTGGTTACCCAGTGGGATATTTCATATGATATAGCTGTACCCAATGGAACCTGGCAAATGCAGATTGCTTCGGATGAAGCGCTAAAGTCTGGCTTTGCGCTAAGACAGGGCGTTGTGATTTTGCTCACAGCTCTTTTTGCAGCGTTTTTTGCAATGCAGCAGACAAAAGTCATTAGAAGAAATGAGCAGATTAAAGCCGGAGAAAGACAGGCAAAGCAGGAACGAGAACAATTTTTGTCCATCCTGAACAGCATCCCTGAAATCATTTATGTATCTGACTTTGATACACATGAAATATTTTTTGCCAACCAGAAAATGAAGGAGCTTATAGGAAGAGATATAGCAGGTGAGCAATGCTTTAAGGCTGTGCGGGGAAAAGACGAAGAATGCAGGGACTGCACAAAAAAAATGTTAAGTCTTTCCGGCGAACCGTCTTTTTCAGAAGAGTACCTGTCTAATTTTGATAAACATTTTTATGTTATGAACAGGACCATTCAGTGGACGAGTGCTAAAAAGGCCCGCTTTCAGCTTGCCATTGATATCACACAGCGTAAGCAGTTTGAGGAAGATCTCAAGGCAAGTGAAGAAAGGTTTCGCCTTGCATTTGCACATGCCAATGACGGGGTCTGTATTGTGGGCTTGGATGGAAGGTTTTTGCAGGTCAATCAACGGATGAGTGAAATTTTCGGGTATTCCATAGAAGAGCTGGAATCCATGACCGTCAATGATCTGGCCCATCCTGAGGATGTTAATGTCAGCCCCAAGTTTATTCAACGCAGCTTGTCTGGCGAAGTTTCCAGTTCGGTCTTTGAAAAACGTTATATCCATAAAAATGGTGATGTCATCTGGGGGCAGGTTTCAAGTTCAATTATCAGGAATTATCAGGAAGAACCTTTGCACTTTGTATCTCATGTGCAGGACATCACTGAAAAAAAACAATTGGAAGAGCTAAAGGCAGATGTTGACCGTATCATGCGTCATGACCTGAAAACACCGCTCAATGGCATAATCGGGCTTCCAGAGATCATGAAAATGGAAGGCGGGTTGAGTGAGGATCAGATATCCCTTTTGGATCTCATAGAAAAAACCGGTCAGGACATGCTGCATATGATCGACTTTTCACTTGACTTTTTCAAAATGGAGACAGGGCGCTACGATTATGTGCCGCTTGCAGTGGATGCCTTGGAAGTTCTGGAAAATATATCCGGCCAGAAAAAGTCCCAGATGAATGCCAGGAAACTATCTTTGGAAATAACTGTGGACGGTGTTCCGCTGGAGCACGGGGCGAAGCTCTATGTACCATCACAGCGAAGATTACTTTTTTCCATGCTGGGCAATTTAGTGACCAATGCCATTGAGGCTTCCCCTGATGGCGGCAGGATTACAATCAATTTGCACAAGGGGGATCCAACAACAATTGCCATTGGCAACAAAGGGGCAGTTCCTGAGCATATTAGAAATTCCTTTTTCCAGAAATATTCTACATTTGGAAAAAAGAGAGGTACAGGGCTTGGCACTTATTCAGCCAAGGTTATTGCGGATGCCATGGGGTATGATGTGCAGATGCAGACCTGGGATGAGGAAGACATGACCGAGGTACGGGTGGTGATACCAAATTCTATGCACTAA
- a CDS encoding ATP-binding protein encodes MNEKSITLSIKSNLENAVLLSTIVQSVGMTLPFSQSDACMLRFCTFEAVKLAIRGHPGEHARPVVVTLDILEDCLQLTVSDLGQSGDFLNSCTPDLSVEDIVKAVEDDCLGPEVIQNFMDSVKLASAHGDNKLVMSKKFNTNIREYSE; translated from the coding sequence ATGAATGAAAAGTCCATAACACTGTCAATCAAAAGCAATCTGGAAAACGCCGTGCTTCTGTCAACAATAGTACAGTCCGTGGGTATGACTCTGCCTTTTTCCCAGAGCGACGCCTGCATGCTCAGGTTCTGCACATTTGAAGCCGTCAAGCTGGCCATTCGTGGTCATCCAGGTGAGCATGCCAGGCCGGTTGTAGTAACGCTGGATATTCTTGAGGACTGTCTGCAGCTAACCGTAAGCGACTTGGGTCAGTCTGGGGATTTTCTTAATTCCTGTACACCTGATTTAAGCGTTGAAGATATAGTCAAGGCAGTGGAAGACGACTGTCTGGGGCCTGAAGTAATCCAGAACTTCATGGACTCGGTTAAGTTAGCATCTGCGCACGGTGACAACAAACTTGTCATGAGCAAAAAATTCAATACAAACATCAGGGAATACTCAGAGTAA
- a CDS encoding glycosyltransferase family 2 protein produces the protein MIGRIASWRDPLILVLGALAILFASAVYLPLRDQFILGWGAVLLVIVLRRTSFINEDTKRLLIILVCLLITLRYLSFRVFDTLYYTSPADTMAMGLLFLAECYGIAIYLLGMFVNAMPLKRKIVSVDLDDPDLPTVDVFIPTYNEPLEIVSITATAATQMNYPKDKLNIYILDDGGSIQKRLDPNPRKALQAVKRHESLKNLARFLEVNYLTRGKNDHAKAGNLNSALKRTSWSMADEPGKVPLLEGRGFGDKGGELVVILDCDHVPSKDFLQNTVGLFMRDKKLFLCQTPHFFINPDPVERNLNIFQQKPAENEMFYGSVLLGLDYWDSAFFCGSAAILRRSHVQESGGIAGETITEDAETALGLHSRGYKSAYVSKPMVCGLSPETFGDLVTQRNRWAQGMVQIFMLKNPLFLKGLRWFQRICYTNSSAFWFFSLSRVVFFIAPILYLAFGLRVYNASLAQVMAFTMPHLFCAIIFTDFLHGKVRHPFFSELYEIVLSLYNLPAMISALISPKSPSFKVTPKEANLKQDFLSPLAKPFYVILILILLAYPLGLLRWMNHPLELDAIIITMAWNTFNLTFVFLCLGIVWERRQIRRKHRMPVHEEARVRILARSESSMSMEEPLRVMVQDISEDGLGFVVPKNIDVNIGDRVEFQARDSYGNEHFLPLEVVRISPAGKNRLVGCLFQAEDPFSFARVVSYVYGDSQRWEDFWENRRQRHKTSPWQGLGYLFSIGIRGFVRNFRGIVLLLWSQLGTGVAIILRRLKIVRAR, from the coding sequence ATGATAGGCCGTATTGCGTCCTGGCGTGATCCACTGATTCTGGTACTTGGCGCTCTGGCAATACTGTTTGCATCGGCAGTTTATTTACCTCTTCGCGATCAGTTCATCCTTGGTTGGGGAGCCGTCCTGCTGGTGATTGTACTGCGCAGAACCAGCTTCATTAACGAAGACACCAAGAGACTGCTGATTATTCTTGTCTGCCTGCTGATCACTTTGCGCTATCTCTCGTTCAGAGTATTTGACACCCTTTATTACACCAGCCCGGCAGACACAATGGCCATGGGCCTGCTCTTTCTTGCCGAGTGTTACGGCATCGCCATTTATCTTCTCGGCATGTTTGTAAATGCCATGCCTCTCAAAAGAAAGATTGTCAGCGTTGACCTTGATGACCCGGACCTGCCCACAGTGGATGTTTTCATCCCCACATACAATGAGCCCCTGGAAATCGTCTCCATCACAGCCACGGCTGCAACCCAGATGAATTATCCCAAAGACAAACTGAACATTTATATTCTGGACGATGGGGGGAGTATTCAGAAAAGACTGGATCCCAATCCCAGAAAGGCATTGCAGGCAGTCAAGCGGCACGAAAGCTTGAAGAACCTGGCTCGCTTCCTGGAAGTGAATTACCTGACCCGAGGCAAAAACGATCACGCCAAAGCCGGCAACCTCAATTCCGCCCTGAAGCGCACCTCCTGGAGCATGGCTGATGAGCCGGGCAAGGTACCCCTGCTTGAAGGGCGGGGTTTCGGAGACAAGGGCGGGGAGCTTGTAGTAATCCTGGACTGTGACCATGTCCCGTCCAAGGATTTCCTGCAAAACACTGTAGGGCTTTTCATGCGAGACAAGAAGCTGTTTCTCTGTCAGACTCCGCACTTTTTCATCAACCCTGATCCTGTGGAACGTAACTTGAACATCTTTCAGCAGAAACCTGCGGAAAACGAAATGTTCTATGGTTCAGTGCTGCTGGGTCTGGATTACTGGGATTCAGCCTTTTTCTGCGGATCAGCTGCAATCCTTAGACGTTCGCATGTGCAGGAATCAGGAGGAATAGCTGGAGAGACCATTACCGAGGATGCTGAGACAGCTCTGGGGCTGCACTCCAGAGGATACAAAAGCGCCTATGTTTCTAAGCCCATGGTCTGCGGGCTGTCGCCTGAAACCTTTGGTGATCTTGTCACACAACGCAATCGCTGGGCCCAGGGCATGGTCCAGATATTCATGCTTAAAAATCCGTTGTTCCTGAAAGGCCTCAGGTGGTTCCAGCGCATCTGCTATACCAATTCATCGGCCTTCTGGTTTTTCAGCCTGTCCCGGGTGGTCTTCTTTATAGCCCCCATATTATACCTGGCCTTTGGACTGCGAGTATATAATGCATCCCTGGCCCAGGTCATGGCTTTCACCATGCCGCACCTTTTCTGCGCAATCATTTTCACTGATTTTCTACATGGCAAAGTTCGCCATCCGTTTTTTTCTGAACTCTATGAAATAGTTCTCAGCCTGTACAATCTCCCGGCCATGATCAGCGCTCTCATAAGTCCAAAGTCTCCATCATTCAAGGTGACACCCAAAGAGGCAAACCTGAAGCAGGATTTTCTCAGCCCACTGGCCAAACCTTTTTATGTAATTCTTATCCTTATTCTTCTGGCCTATCCACTGGGTTTGCTGCGCTGGATGAACCACCCGCTGGAACTGGACGCCATCATTATAACCATGGCCTGGAACACTTTTAATCTGACCTTTGTGTTCCTCTGTTTGGGAATTGTCTGGGAGCGTCGACAAATCCGCCGTAAACACCGGATGCCGGTACACGAAGAAGCCAGGGTCCGGATCCTGGCCAGGTCTGAATCATCCATGTCCATGGAAGAACCACTCAGAGTTATGGTCCAGGATATTTCCGAGGATGGTCTTGGTTTCGTTGTCCCCAAAAATATAGATGTCAATATTGGAGACAGAGTAGAGTTTCAGGCCAGGGACAGTTACGGCAATGAGCATTTTCTGCCATTGGAGGTAGTGCGTATCTCCCCAGCCGGCAAAAATCGACTTGTAGGCTGCCTGTTTCAGGCAGAAGATCCATTCTCTTTTGCCAGAGTTGTCAGTTATGTTTACGGGGACAGCCAGCGTTGGGAGGACTTTTGGGAAAATCGCCGCCAGCGCCACAAGACTTCACCCTGGCAAGGGCTTGGATATTTATTTTCCATAGGCATCCGGGGATTTGTCCGCAATTTCAGAGGAATCGTGCTCCTGCTGTGGTCCCAGCTTGGCACTGGAGTGGCAATTATACTGCGCAGGCTGAAAATAGTCCGGGCCAGGTAG
- a CDS encoding cellulose biosynthesis cyclic di-GMP-binding regulatory protein BcsB: MKRPVFYLATPCLVLMLLLGTAVHATAQHSLSIPLTEFSIVGKPLLQGKAADFRVSIPTPQRWNVTSANLRFPYVNSTGLLGDRSRLIVRFNDQVLAQVELLPESPEGLVTVPIPTTLLKPRFNELQFAVAQDYDGQCTDPGNPTLWTHVSVERAFLDVSYTLKPVPMFLSSIADFLFDPKQFNENRVHLVVPDYSPEMMNLASIAASGTSLRFEFRQVKFTLSQDLRQGMDNILIGDKLFVAGVLDQYERTPPQNDFGIMPLPGPAPVMPEDENNQEQTELRRFVDDHTRAIIVLSGEDINGVTSSTKAFSVLSFPLPDISSSDPGSVIIPEITRETGKNLITPGQKYTLDQLGMPSHTFTDMYPIPENMTVRLPSDALLPGNLFARLALHLAYGTQMRQDSVINIHLNGRFIAGVPLSNPQGGRYGGYQIHIPMYYFRPGLNTFTFEPVLTPLITDLCTFIQLKNLFVTIFDDSTLSFPELDHWVEMPELALFMEDGFPFTSWPDWRENAIVVPPNDPLSSAAAVNIVAMTSQKTGIAPYRVQFLNEPPQQPLDILVVSPYPDISPQIMQATPMAPRLAYPWQGVLQGSKEQSLYWWNRIMADIFPERPRSVPQPSVHAEAIEELVMNSDKLLLTQSLSPYAPMRTLMVATARSPEALLQGANAMSNPLLQGQARGSVVLADITDLEFGVRSQHAGERYFVGDLGSFRWFTYIVNTYPFWFFGTLMVILTLTAFVIRRLLRTRLKAKEQE; encoded by the coding sequence ATGAAAAGACCAGTTTTTTATCTTGCAACCCCATGCCTGGTGCTTATGCTGCTTTTGGGAACAGCTGTGCACGCCACAGCCCAACATTCGCTTTCTATTCCCCTGACCGAGTTTTCCATTGTGGGCAAGCCTCTTTTGCAGGGCAAGGCTGCAGATTTCCGTGTGAGCATCCCCACACCACAACGCTGGAACGTGACATCTGCCAACCTCCGCTTTCCCTATGTTAATTCCACCGGACTTCTGGGTGATCGCTCCCGTCTGATTGTACGCTTCAACGACCAGGTCCTGGCCCAGGTTGAGTTGCTTCCTGAATCTCCAGAAGGATTAGTCACTGTACCAATCCCCACTACCCTGCTCAAGCCCCGCTTCAACGAACTCCAGTTTGCCGTGGCCCAGGATTATGACGGTCAATGCACTGACCCGGGCAATCCCACTCTCTGGACCCATGTTTCTGTGGAGCGTGCCTTTCTGGACGTAAGCTATACCCTCAAGCCGGTACCAATGTTCCTGTCCTCCATTGCTGACTTTCTTTTCGATCCCAAGCAGTTTAACGAAAACAGGGTTCACCTGGTAGTTCCGGACTACAGTCCTGAAATGATGAACCTCGCATCCATTGCTGCCTCAGGAACGAGTCTGCGCTTTGAATTTCGTCAGGTGAAATTCACACTCTCTCAGGATCTGCGCCAGGGAATGGATAACATTCTTATTGGCGATAAGCTCTTTGTTGCCGGCGTCTTAGACCAATATGAAAGAACTCCACCCCAAAACGACTTTGGCATCATGCCCCTGCCCGGCCCTGCACCGGTTATGCCAGAAGATGAAAATAATCAGGAACAGACTGAACTCAGGCGCTTTGTGGACGACCATACCCGGGCCATAATCGTTCTTTCAGGTGAGGATATTAATGGGGTAACCAGCTCCACCAAAGCCTTTTCTGTGCTGTCATTCCCTTTGCCGGACATATCCAGCTCTGATCCGGGTTCTGTCATCATTCCTGAAATTACCAGAGAAACGGGCAAGAACCTTATTACCCCGGGACAAAAGTATACTCTGGACCAATTGGGCATGCCTTCACACACCTTTACCGATATGTATCCCATTCCGGAAAATATGACTGTTCGCCTGCCTTCGGATGCCCTGCTGCCCGGCAATTTGTTTGCAAGGCTTGCTCTGCACCTGGCCTACGGCACTCAAATGCGCCAGGACTCAGTGATCAATATTCACCTCAACGGCCGCTTCATCGCCGGGGTGCCCCTGAGTAATCCCCAGGGCGGAAGATACGGCGGTTATCAGATTCATATTCCCATGTACTATTTCAGGCCCGGTCTCAACACCTTCACCTTTGAGCCTGTGCTCACACCACTTATCACAGACCTCTGCACCTTTATTCAGTTGAAAAATCTTTTTGTAACCATTTTTGACGATTCAACCCTGTCTTTTCCTGAACTGGACCATTGGGTGGAAATGCCTGAACTGGCTTTGTTCATGGAAGACGGCTTTCCTTTCACCAGCTGGCCAGACTGGCGGGAAAACGCCATCGTAGTGCCCCCCAATGACCCCTTAAGCTCGGCAGCTGCTGTAAACATTGTGGCTATGACCAGTCAAAAAACCGGAATTGCGCCATATAGAGTGCAATTTCTCAACGAACCACCACAACAGCCTCTGGATATCCTGGTGGTCTCGCCTTATCCAGACATTTCTCCGCAAATTATGCAGGCCACCCCCATGGCCCCCCGGCTTGCCTATCCATGGCAGGGCGTATTACAGGGTTCTAAAGAGCAGTCTCTTTACTGGTGGAACAGGATAATGGCCGATATTTTCCCGGAACGTCCACGCAGTGTTCCCCAGCCATCAGTGCATGCCGAAGCCATAGAAGAATTAGTCATGAACTCAGACAAACTGCTGCTTACACAGAGTCTTTCGCCCTACGCACCCATGCGCACTTTGATGGTAGCCACAGCCAGATCCCCGGAAGCCCTTTTGCAGGGCGCTAATGCCATGAGCAATCCATTGCTGCAGGGTCAAGCCCGGGGAAGCGTTGTTCTGGCTGACATAACAGACCTGGAATTCGGTGTCCGCTCCCAGCATGCAGGAGAACGCTATTTTGTTGGTGACCTGGGATCCTTTCGCTGGTTCACTTACATTGTAAACACTTACCCGTTCTGGTTTTTCGGAACCCTCATGGTTATACTGACATTGACTGCTTTTGTAATCCGTCGCCTGCTTCGCACCAGACTTAAAGCCAAGGAGCAGGAATGA
- a CDS encoding glycosyl hydrolase family 8 codes for MRHLLQLTLLSFLILFMTSPVKADVCADWNVFKARFLTSDGRIIDRFQDNISHSEGQGYGMIMAALCNDPDSFDSLWQWTRDNLQVRRTDSLLAWSWGERLPDQWTVVDFNNATDGDILVAWGLLLGDRQWPDSTYKSEALKLLASIRKLLSVEYHGHLILLPGYHGFLQSDSIRLNPSYFIFSAFQDFAEADNHDFWSKIYDHSVIIFEASLLPPLMLPPDWFSLSMDSEQIHTSINEAVFGFEVIRVPLYLSWAGNISILPELAELLRSFHQAGYIPQRIDLTDGSFSTQSGSAGYYAVFARAAQDLNLSKIAGQWWDMAARKFMDEKDDYYSNILYVLSRLESTSITRDHQP; via the coding sequence ATGAGACATTTATTACAGCTAACATTGCTCTCTTTTCTAATCCTGTTTATGACAAGTCCGGTCAAAGCTGATGTCTGTGCAGACTGGAACGTGTTCAAAGCCCGCTTTCTTACTTCGGACGGGCGTATAATTGACAGGTTTCAGGATAATATTTCCCATTCCGAGGGCCAGGGCTATGGGATGATAATGGCAGCCCTTTGCAACGACCCTGATTCTTTTGATTCTCTCTGGCAGTGGACCCGGGACAATCTGCAGGTCCGCCGTACAGACAGTCTTCTCGCCTGGTCATGGGGAGAACGCCTGCCAGACCAGTGGACTGTGGTGGACTTCAACAACGCCACAGACGGAGACATTCTTGTGGCCTGGGGACTGCTTCTCGGTGATAGACAATGGCCTGACTCAACCTACAAATCAGAAGCCCTCAAACTGCTTGCTTCCATCCGGAAACTTCTAAGCGTAGAGTACCACGGACATCTGATTCTGCTGCCTGGCTACCATGGTTTTCTGCAGTCTGATTCCATCCGACTGAACCCGTCTTATTTCATATTTTCTGCTTTCCAGGATTTTGCTGAGGCAGATAACCATGATTTCTGGAGCAAGATTTACGACCACTCTGTGATAATATTTGAAGCATCCCTGCTTCCCCCTCTGATGCTTCCACCAGACTGGTTCAGTCTGTCTATGGACAGCGAGCAGATCCACACATCAATAAATGAGGCTGTATTCGGCTTTGAGGTCATCAGAGTGCCCCTGTATCTCAGCTGGGCCGGAAATATCTCAATTCTTCCTGAACTGGCTGAGCTATTGAGATCTTTTCACCAGGCCGGTTATATTCCGCAGCGCATCGACCTGACAGACGGTTCTTTTTCCACGCAGTCCGGTTCAGCAGGATACTACGCAGTATTTGCCAGGGCTGCACAGGATCTGAACCTCTCGAAAATAGCCGGACAATGGTGGGACATGGCTGCAAGAAAATTCATGGATGAAAAAGACGACTATTACTCAAATATTCTTTATGTACTAAGCAGGTTGGAAAGCACATCCATCACCAGGGATCACCAACCATGA